A genomic segment from Dechloromonas denitrificans encodes:
- a CDS encoding class I SAM-dependent methyltransferase, with amino-acid sequence MKKQNTPAEIPEIRPGQSIELLKELHILTRDGKLNQDTRRKLKQVYHLYQFIEPLLADASSLADHGAGKSYLGFILYDLFFKDRQAEEKRGHIYGIETRKELVDKSRELAARLGFEGMSFLDITVEESTHSKQLPEQIDVVTALHACNTATDDAIRFALTKQARHIVLVPCCQAEVAATMRARKNESLAATSLSELWRHPIHTRELGSHLTNVLRCLLLESHGYQVTVTELVGWEHSMKNELIIASKSASNGGRPRKNARERAEAILREFNIEELAPRFAY; translated from the coding sequence ATGAAAAAGCAAAATACTCCTGCCGAAATTCCTGAAATTCGTCCCGGCCAGTCGATTGAACTGCTCAAGGAACTCCACATCCTGACGCGTGACGGCAAGCTCAACCAGGACACTCGCCGCAAACTCAAGCAGGTCTATCATCTTTACCAGTTCATCGAGCCGCTGCTGGCCGATGCCAGCAGCCTGGCCGACCATGGCGCCGGCAAGTCCTACCTTGGATTCATCTTGTACGACCTGTTCTTCAAGGATCGCCAGGCGGAAGAAAAACGCGGCCACATTTATGGCATCGAAACGCGCAAGGAACTGGTCGATAAATCACGCGAACTGGCTGCCCGGCTCGGCTTCGAGGGAATGAGCTTTCTCGACATCACGGTCGAAGAATCGACCCACTCAAAACAACTGCCCGAGCAGATCGACGTCGTCACCGCCCTGCACGCCTGCAATACAGCCACCGACGATGCCATCCGCTTCGCACTGACCAAGCAGGCCCGGCATATCGTGCTGGTGCCTTGCTGCCAGGCCGAGGTCGCCGCAACCATGCGCGCCCGGAAAAACGAATCTCTCGCCGCGACATCGCTGTCCGAACTGTGGCGCCACCCGATTCACACCCGCGAACTGGGTAGCCACCTGACCAATGTGTTGCGTTGCCTGCTGCTTGAATCGCACGGCTATCAGGTCACCGTCACCGAACTGGTCGGCTGGGAGCATTCGATGAAAAACGAATTGATCATCGCTTCAAAATCGGCAAGCAACGGCGGTCGACCGCGAAAGAATGCGCGCGAACGGGCCGAGGCCATCCTGCGTGAATTCAACATTGAAGAACTTGCCCCGCGTTTTGCGTACTAA
- a CDS encoding peptidase U32 family protein, which produces MTRIHHPLELLAPAKNADFGIEAIKHGADAVYIGGPSFGARYGAGNSVADIARLAAFAHRYHAKVFVALNTILRDDELEDSRQLAWQLYDAGADALIIQDMGLLEIDMPPIQLHASTQTDNRNPDKVRFLEDAGFSQVVLARELSLNEIIKISSQTTVALEYFVHGALCVAYSGQCFISHAHTGRSANRGECSQACRLPYTLIDDKGKTITENQHLLSMKDNNQSENILALAKAGVSSFKIEGRLKDLSYVKNITAHYRTLLDEVIANHPEFSRASSGHSSYTFEPQPDKTYNRGYTDYFANDRQDDIGAFDSPSFVGEPIGEVAEIGDGYFTVNSAIDFNNGDGVCFYDGHGEVVGMRINRAEGKTLFPVEIPSELTEGATLFRNRDQEFERSLEKESAERRISIQPVFSETTDGFALTLTDEDRISVTVDLPHSKETAKNAERALSGLSEQLGKFGNTMFAAQPVELKLSQAFFLPTSAINALRREATEKLEAARIAAHTRPPRATPASQPVPYPQEELTYLGNVFNAKARQFYEKHGVKLIAEAYEANQEKGMVSLMITRHCLRYSFNLCPKEVKHLKSDPMTLVNGNEKLILKFDCKACEMHVIGKMKKGVKLNLGSIRPV; this is translated from the coding sequence ATGACCAGAATCCATCACCCGCTCGAACTCCTCGCCCCGGCCAAGAATGCCGATTTCGGCATCGAAGCCATCAAGCATGGCGCCGATGCCGTGTACATCGGCGGCCCCTCCTTTGGGGCGCGCTACGGGGCCGGCAACAGCGTCGCCGACATTGCCCGTCTGGCCGCCTTTGCCCATCGTTATCACGCCAAGGTTTTTGTCGCACTCAACACCATTCTGCGCGACGACGAACTGGAAGACAGCCGGCAGCTTGCCTGGCAACTTTACGATGCCGGTGCCGATGCGCTGATCATTCAGGATATGGGTCTGCTTGAAATCGACATGCCGCCGATCCAGTTGCATGCCAGCACGCAGACCGACAATCGCAATCCAGACAAGGTGAGATTCCTTGAAGATGCAGGCTTCTCGCAGGTTGTTCTGGCCCGTGAATTGAGCTTAAACGAAATTATCAAGATATCGTCGCAAACCACTGTTGCATTGGAATATTTTGTCCATGGTGCACTCTGTGTTGCGTACAGCGGCCAGTGCTTCATCAGCCATGCCCACACCGGTCGCAGCGCCAATCGTGGCGAGTGTTCGCAAGCCTGTCGCCTGCCCTACACGCTGATCGACGACAAGGGCAAAACGATCACCGAGAACCAGCACCTGCTGTCGATGAAGGACAACAACCAGAGCGAAAACATCCTCGCACTGGCCAAGGCCGGCGTCAGTTCGTTCAAGATCGAGGGCCGCCTGAAGGACCTCAGCTACGTCAAGAACATCACCGCGCATTACCGCACGCTGCTTGATGAAGTCATCGCCAACCACCCGGAATTCAGCCGCGCCTCCTCCGGCCACAGCAGCTACACCTTCGAGCCGCAGCCGGACAAAACCTACAACCGGGGCTATACCGATTACTTCGCCAACGATCGCCAGGACGATATCGGCGCGTTTGACTCGCCAAGTTTTGTCGGCGAACCGATTGGCGAGGTTGCCGAGATCGGTGATGGCTATTTCACGGTCAACAGCGCAATCGACTTCAATAACGGCGACGGCGTCTGCTTCTATGACGGCCACGGCGAAGTGGTCGGCATGCGCATCAACCGCGCGGAAGGCAAGACGCTCTTCCCGGTTGAAATCCCGTCCGAACTGACCGAAGGCGCAACGCTGTTCCGCAACCGCGACCAGGAGTTCGAACGCTCGCTGGAGAAGGAATCGGCCGAACGCCGTATTTCGATCCAGCCGGTGTTCAGCGAAACCACCGACGGCTTTGCGCTGACCCTGACCGACGAAGACCGGATCAGCGTCACGGTCGACCTGCCCCACAGCAAGGAAACGGCCAAGAATGCCGAACGCGCACTGAGCGGTCTGAGCGAACAACTCGGCAAGTTCGGCAACACGATGTTTGCCGCCCAACCGGTCGAACTGAAGCTGTCGCAAGCCTTTTTCCTGCCGACCAGCGCGATCAATGCGCTGCGCCGCGAAGCGACCGAAAAGCTCGAAGCCGCGCGGATTGCCGCCCACACCCGCCCACCCCGCGCCACACCGGCCAGCCAGCCAGTCCCTTACCCGCAGGAAGAACTGACTTACCTCGGCAACGTGTTCAACGCCAAGGCCCGCCAGTTCTACGAAAAACACGGCGTCAAACTGATCGCCGAGGCTTACGAGGCAAACCAGGAAAAAGGCATGGTCTCGCTGATGATCACCCGCCATTGCCTGCGCTACAGCTTCAATCTCTGCCCCAAGGAAGTGAAGCACCTGAAGTCGGACCCGATGACCCTGGTCAACGGCAATGAAAAACTGATCCTCAAGTTCGACTGCAAGGCGTGCGAAATGCACGTCATCGGCAAGATGAAAAAAGGCGTCAAGCTCAACCTCGGCAGCATTCGTCCGGTGTGA
- a CDS encoding TerC family protein: METVGNLGLWVGFSAIVAIMLAIDLLVVGGGKEHRVSFKEASIWSLIWISLSLAFAGGLWWHLDSNVGREIANTKALEFITGYLIEKALAVDNVFIWMMLFSFFAIPAELQKRVLLYGVLGAILMRTVMIFAGAWLITQFHWILYVFGTFLLVTGVKMYWFADEKPDLENNRLIRWIRRHMNITTEFHGQQFFVIKNGLRYATPLFLALVLVEISDLIFAVDSIPAIFAITTDPFIVLTSNIFAILGLRAMYFLLAGVADRFSLLKYGLAIVLMFIGVKMLLIDLYKIPVGFSLAVIAVIIGASVWASLHKEAREKQA; the protein is encoded by the coding sequence ATGGAAACCGTAGGCAATCTTGGCTTGTGGGTTGGATTTTCAGCCATCGTCGCAATCATGCTGGCAATTGACCTGCTGGTGGTCGGCGGCGGCAAGGAACACCGCGTCAGCTTCAAGGAGGCAAGTATCTGGTCGCTGATCTGGATCAGCCTCAGCCTGGCTTTTGCCGGCGGACTCTGGTGGCATCTCGACAGCAACGTCGGGCGCGAAATCGCCAACACCAAGGCGCTCGAATTCATCACCGGTTATCTGATCGAAAAAGCCCTGGCCGTCGATAACGTTTTCATCTGGATGATGCTCTTCAGTTTTTTTGCCATTCCGGCCGAACTGCAGAAACGGGTTCTACTTTATGGCGTACTCGGCGCCATCCTAATGCGCACCGTGATGATCTTTGCCGGTGCCTGGCTGATTACCCAGTTTCACTGGATTCTGTATGTTTTCGGCACATTTTTGCTGGTTACCGGCGTCAAGATGTACTGGTTTGCCGACGAAAAACCTGATCTGGAAAACAATCGACTGATTCGCTGGATACGCCGGCACATGAACATCACGACCGAATTTCACGGTCAACAGTTCTTCGTGATCAAAAATGGACTGCGCTACGCCACGCCGCTTTTTCTGGCCCTCGTCCTGGTTGAAATTTCGGACCTGATTTTCGCGGTCGACTCGATTCCGGCCATTTTCGCCATCACCACCGATCCGTTCATCGTGCTGACCTCGAACATTTTCGCCATCCTCGGGCTGCGCGCGATGTACTTCCTGCTGGCCGGCGTGGCCGACCGCTTCTCGCTGCTCAAGTACGGCCTGGCCATCGTGCTGATGTTCATCGGCGTCAAGATGCTGCTGATCGATCTCTACAAGATTCCGGTCGGCTTCTCCCTCGCCGTCATCGCCGTGATTATCGGCGCATCGGTCTGGGCCTCGCTGCACAAGGAAGCACGCGAAAAACAGGCGTAA
- a CDS encoding YaeQ family protein codes for MALKSTIFKAELQLADLDRSHFGDYSLTIARHPSETDQRMMIRLLAFAMFASETLAFGRGLSSSEDEADLADTDLTGFIKRWIDVGLPDERNIRRACSRSGETVVLAYGARTLDLWWQASASKLAGQKNLRVYALAPDESQALAGLAARNMRLQCTIQDGVIWLGNDSSQVELKPRLLFGPDQ; via the coding sequence ATGGCGCTCAAATCGACCATCTTCAAGGCAGAGCTTCAGCTTGCCGATCTTGATCGCTCACATTTTGGCGACTATTCGCTGACCATTGCCCGGCATCCTTCGGAAACTGATCAGCGGATGATGATCCGCCTGCTGGCTTTCGCCATGTTTGCCTCCGAAACGCTGGCATTTGGCCGGGGGCTGTCGAGTAGTGAAGATGAGGCGGATCTGGCGGATACCGACCTGACCGGTTTCATCAAACGCTGGATCGACGTTGGGCTGCCTGATGAACGCAATATCCGCCGTGCCTGCAGTCGTTCCGGGGAAACTGTCGTGCTGGCTTATGGCGCGCGGACGCTCGATCTCTGGTGGCAGGCGTCGGCCAGCAAACTGGCCGGGCAGAAGAATCTGCGGGTCTATGCACTGGCGCCCGACGAGTCCCAGGCGCTGGCCGGGCTGGCGGCGCGCAACATGCGCCTGCAGTGCACCATTCAGGATGGGGTGATCTGGCTGGGCAATGACAGCAGCCAGGTCGAACTCAAGCCGCGTTTGCTGTTCGGGCCCGATCAGTAA
- a CDS encoding rhodanese-like domain-containing protein gives MPRLIFAAFLAFATTFAQAEVIDIDNAELDKLIKRGVPVIDIRTLPEWEETGIISGSRLITFFDERGRSDPAAWLEKIKPVAKPNEPVIVICRSGNRTKPVSQFLSQQAGYTQVYNVKNGIKGWSKENGPLTPATQSIAACRAAKSC, from the coding sequence ATGCCCCGACTGATTTTTGCTGCCTTTCTGGCCTTTGCCACCACATTTGCCCAGGCCGAAGTAATCGACATCGACAATGCGGAGCTCGACAAATTGATCAAGCGCGGCGTTCCGGTCATTGACATCCGCACGCTGCCGGAATGGGAAGAAACCGGCATCATCAGCGGCAGCCGGCTGATTACCTTTTTCGACGAACGCGGCCGCTCCGACCCGGCAGCCTGGCTGGAGAAGATCAAGCCGGTCGCCAAACCCAATGAGCCGGTGATCGTCATCTGCCGCTCGGGCAACCGGACCAAGCCGGTCAGCCAGTTTCTTTCGCAACAAGCCGGTTACACCCAGGTGTACAACGTCAAAAACGGCATCAAGGGCTGGAGCAAGGAAAACGGCCCGCTGACCCCGGCCACCCAGAGCATTGCCGCCTGCCGCGCTGCCAAATCTTGCTGA
- the upp gene encoding uracil phosphoribosyltransferase — translation MPVIEVRHPLVKHKVGLMRAADMSTKKFRELTAELARLLTYEACRDFELERCTIDGWAGPVEIDQIKGKKVTVVPILRAGLGMLDGVLDLIPSAKVSVVGIARNEETLMPEPYFERFVGQLDERMALIIDPMLATGGSLIATIDMLKRNGCKHVRALVLVAAPEGIAALQAAHPEVEIYTAAVDSHLNEHGYIIPGLGDAGDKIFGTK, via the coding sequence ATGCCGGTGATTGAAGTCCGCCATCCCCTCGTCAAACATAAAGTCGGCCTGATGCGTGCGGCCGACATGAGTACCAAGAAATTCCGCGAGCTGACGGCTGAGTTGGCCCGTCTGCTGACTTACGAAGCTTGCCGGGATTTTGAACTCGAACGCTGCACGATCGACGGCTGGGCCGGCCCGGTTGAAATCGACCAGATCAAGGGCAAGAAAGTCACTGTCGTGCCTATCCTGCGCGCCGGTCTCGGCATGCTGGACGGCGTACTCGACCTGATTCCGAGTGCCAAAGTCAGTGTCGTCGGCATCGCCCGCAACGAAGAAACGCTGATGCCCGAGCCGTATTTCGAGCGCTTCGTCGGCCAGCTCGACGAGCGCATGGCCTTGATCATCGACCCGATGCTGGCAACCGGCGGCTCGCTGATCGCCACCATCGACATGCTCAAGCGCAATGGCTGCAAGCACGTCCGCGCCCTGGTGCTGGTCGCCGCACCGGAAGGCATTGCCGCGCTGCAGGCAGCTCATCCCGAAGTGGAAATCTACACTGCTGCGGTCGACAGCCATTTGAACGAACACGGCTACATCATTCCCGGTCTCGGCGATGCCGGCGACAAGATTTTTGGAACCAAGTAA
- a CDS encoding uracil-xanthine permease family protein, translating to MSTTHEPTWRTALSGAQILFVAFGATVLVPLLTGLNPSLALLGAGVGTLIFQICTKRQVPIYLGSSFAFIAPVAYSVQTWGMPATLGALASASFFYYVAAGLVKWRGVNFIHRLLPPVVIGPVVMVIGLGLAQVAVNMATGKAGDQQVVPYGTALSIAAISLAATMLTAIRARGLLKLVPILIGVAVGYSVSLFAGIVDFSKVEQAAWIAMPQFGSPEFNLAAILFMIPVAIAPIVEHVGGVLAIGSVTGKDFTESPGLHRTLLGDGLAVNIVGLFGGPPVTTYGEVTGAVMLTRNFNPVVMTWAACFAIMMAFVGKFGALLQTIPMPVMGGIMMLLFGSIAGIGLKTIMDARVDLSSPRNLCIVSVTLVTGIGGLGLSIGSFSLQGISLCGVLAVALNLILPTSQSSPEAG from the coding sequence ATGAGCACCACCCACGAACCCACCTGGCGGACAGCTCTTTCCGGCGCACAAATCCTGTTCGTCGCTTTCGGCGCAACCGTCCTCGTCCCGCTGCTGACCGGTCTCAACCCCAGCCTGGCCCTGCTTGGCGCCGGCGTTGGCACGCTGATTTTCCAGATCTGCACCAAACGCCAGGTGCCGATCTATCTCGGCTCAAGTTTCGCTTTCATCGCCCCGGTTGCCTACTCGGTGCAAACCTGGGGCATGCCGGCGACGCTCGGCGCCCTCGCCTCGGCCAGTTTCTTCTATTACGTTGCGGCCGGGCTGGTCAAATGGCGCGGCGTCAATTTCATCCACCGTCTGCTGCCACCGGTAGTGATCGGCCCGGTCGTCATGGTGATCGGCCTCGGCCTGGCCCAGGTGGCGGTCAATATGGCAACCGGCAAAGCCGGCGACCAGCAGGTCGTTCCCTATGGCACGGCACTGTCGATTGCGGCCATTTCGCTGGCCGCGACGATGCTGACCGCCATTCGTGCCCGTGGCTTGCTCAAGCTGGTGCCGATCCTGATCGGTGTTGCCGTTGGCTACTCTGTCTCGCTTTTTGCCGGGATTGTCGATTTCAGCAAGGTCGAACAAGCCGCATGGATCGCCATGCCGCAATTCGGCTCACCGGAGTTCAATCTGGCAGCCATTCTGTTCATGATCCCGGTCGCCATCGCCCCGATCGTCGAGCACGTCGGCGGCGTCCTGGCGATTGGTTCGGTCACCGGCAAGGACTTCACCGAATCGCCCGGCCTGCATCGCACGCTGCTCGGCGACGGACTGGCCGTCAATATCGTCGGCCTGTTCGGCGGCCCGCCGGTCACCACCTACGGCGAAGTAACAGGGGCCGTCATGCTGACCCGAAACTTCAATCCGGTCGTCATGACCTGGGCTGCCTGCTTCGCGATCATGATGGCCTTTGTCGGCAAATTCGGCGCCCTGCTCCAGACCATCCCGATGCCGGTCATGGGCGGCATCATGATGCTGCTCTTCGGCTCGATTGCCGGCATCGGCTTGAAGACCATCATGGATGCACGCGTCGATCTCTCCAGCCCGCGCAATTTGTGCATCGTTTCCGTCACGCTGGTCACCGGCATTGGCGGTCTCGGCCTGAGCATCGGCAGTTTCTCGCTGCAAGGCATCAGCCTGTGCGGCGTGCTGGCGGTGGCATTGAATCTGATTCTGCCGACCAGCCAGTCGTCTCCGGAAGCTGGCTAG